The following are encoded in a window of Sinomonas cyclohexanicum genomic DNA:
- a CDS encoding iron ABC transporter substrate-binding protein, whose amino-acid sequence MKLRPRALAGLAMAAAATLGLAACGTSTPSGGSSGAATPGATITVYNAQHESLTKEWIDAFTAETGIKVNYRQGDDTEMSNQIIQEGANSPADVFLTENSPAMTQVENAGLFTDVDPGTVAQVPAEYRPSTNKWIGIAARSTVFAYNKAKLSQDQLPKSLMDLAKPEWKGRWAASPSGADFQAIISAMLELKGESATGDWLKAMKDNAKIYKGNSTAMKAVNAGEVDGAVIYHYYWFGDQAQTGENSKNVSLEYFKNQDPGAFVSISGGGVLKSSKNQAAAQAFLRFVTGKKGQEVLQKGTSFEYAVGSNVPSNEKLVPLTDLDAPKIDPAKLNSKKVNDLMTAAGLL is encoded by the coding sequence ATGAAGCTCCGCCCCCGGGCCCTCGCTGGCCTCGCGATGGCCGCAGCGGCCACCCTCGGACTGGCCGCGTGCGGCACGTCGACCCCCTCCGGCGGTTCCTCGGGTGCCGCGACGCCCGGCGCCACCATCACCGTGTACAACGCCCAGCACGAGTCGCTCACCAAGGAGTGGATCGACGCCTTCACCGCCGAGACCGGCATCAAGGTCAACTACCGGCAGGGCGACGACACCGAGATGTCGAACCAGATCATCCAGGAAGGCGCCAACTCCCCTGCGGACGTGTTCCTGACCGAGAACTCCCCCGCGATGACGCAGGTGGAGAACGCGGGCCTCTTCACGGACGTCGACCCGGGCACCGTCGCCCAGGTCCCCGCCGAGTACCGGCCGTCCACGAACAAGTGGATCGGCATCGCCGCCCGCTCCACCGTGTTCGCGTACAACAAGGCCAAGCTCTCCCAGGACCAGCTCCCGAAGTCGCTCATGGACCTCGCGAAGCCCGAGTGGAAGGGCCGCTGGGCCGCTTCGCCGTCCGGCGCCGACTTCCAGGCGATCATCTCCGCCATGCTCGAACTCAAGGGCGAGTCGGCCACCGGCGACTGGCTCAAGGCCATGAAGGACAACGCCAAGATCTACAAGGGCAACTCGACGGCCATGAAGGCCGTCAACGCCGGCGAGGTCGACGGCGCCGTCATCTACCACTACTACTGGTTCGGCGACCAGGCGCAGACCGGCGAGAACTCCAAGAATGTCAGCCTCGAGTACTTCAAGAACCAGGACCCGGGCGCCTTCGTCTCGATCTCCGGCGGCGGCGTCCTCAAGTCCTCCAAGAACCAGGCCGCGGCGCAGGCGTTCCTCAGGTTCGTCACGGGCAAGAAGGGCCAGGAGGTCCTCCAGAAGGGGACGTCCTTCGAGTACGCAGTGGGCTCCAACGTTCCGTCCAATGAAAAGCTTGTACCCCTGACGGACCTCGACGCGCCTAAGATCGATCCGGCCAAGCTCAACTCGAAGAAGGTCAACGACCTCATGACCGCAGCAGGACTCCTCTAA